One Drosophila teissieri strain GT53w chromosome X, Prin_Dtei_1.1, whole genome shotgun sequence genomic window, gcAACTTTCAGCTCGGAATTGGCCACGCGACGAGGTTCTTTCTTTCCTTCCCACAGCTCCACAACTTGGCTTGTGTCGCCGACCATACGATTTTACACAGTATATTTTACTTATTCACTTTGCTGCGCAGCTTTCTTTCAATGGGAATGAGACTGAAATGGCTGGGAAGAAATTCGGACTCGCCCGacccaattaaaatgaaaatattttagtgCGTAAAGTACTTATAGGCCTTAATGTGaaagcatacatacatatatcctcGCTATTTATAGGGACTACTGGCCTACTTAACACCCGCCGACAATTGTCAACGTTTAACACAAATCACAGTGCTGCTATCggtatttaataaatgtacatatgtacatgctTCACATTTCCAAAAACGGACGACGTGTCCGAAAGACCACAAATTATattgtgtttcattttttgtcTAAATCCCCAAAATAGAGCTATGGatttctttttaactttaacgTTGCAAAGCCCTCCAAAAACCACTAAACTTTTACCAGTTTAGTACTAATAACTTTGTAATTTGtcaatgaattttaaatgtgTCTATCCAAACGTCATTTTGTGACCATGGATTCAACTGAATGGTGAATTTGTAGTGGCTCGGCTTTGTGAATATGGGCTTAGAATAGGTTAAGATTaagatttctttgttttgaaGATTTCTACTTTCGACTTACCATGCCATTAGGATGACTGTGACCACGGCTGCCGCTCCGCAGTGGAGCGTGGACCTTGACGGACGGGGCAGGACTTGGAACATTTTGTGTGAGCGTAGCAGCAAGATAACACTTTGCGAATCGCCTTTGTGGGCTGTGATTTCGATTTTCGGCTCCCGCAGATGGCGGGCTGGTTTCCTTTCCGCTCCGCTATTCTAGGCGACTTCCGGTTCCGGTTCGCTGTCAATTTCCGCTTGTTGTCCAGACACAATCGGTTTACCGTTAGGCCAGGTTCTAGGTCAGCTGTGCGCATGGGCAGAGTAACGGTTTGGGGTTTAGCTCTCTTTGCTTTCGTCCTTGCCCTCCTCTATTCCTTCTCTATGCTTGCTCTTTGTTGAAAATCCGCGACTGCTGcgtagaaaataaaataacaatatttacatataactGTTGCATGAGCAATATTTCGGCTACATGGCAATTtaccaaaatgtttttgcctGTTTTGCATGTTTTTCTGGCATTTGAGGGCCTGTCTCACTAACACCAGCGCACTTGTTTTtcgcaaatggaaaacaattaaaaacaaagaaaactgCGTTGTGCAGCATGGAAAAGGTGGCATTGGAATTGCGACTTTTCCACCAGTGATTAACCACTCAATTCGAAATACTTATTTTATCAACTTATTCCGCGAAGTAGcctgtttttctttattatttattcccttgttttgcttttattgtcgccgctgttgttgttgttatattGTCGTTGCTGTTTACTGCTTGGCTCACCGGCTGTGTGCAAGTGAGATGGCACTGCAGCGTGGGAGAGGACGATAGCAAGCATGTGGGAGAGAAACAGAGAGCGGAGCGCGTGGAAAActtgtaataataataataataacaaaaacggAGCCAAAAACTAACGCCCAAcatagcagcaacaacaactagagCTATACAAAAACGTATAAAAAGCAAAGTTGTTTGGCCTTCGATGTCTTTTTCAATTGCGTCGCAGaatgatacaaaaaaaaaaaacaacaacacagaAACACAACACATTCAGcgtgtgtatatacatatacatatgtacacacatatgtgCGAAACTTGgcgcattttgtttttgttttccctgcaCTTTTACCGTATTTTTATTAGGGAAAAGGGGGCGTTAAAACGGTTAAGGGTAAAAATGGCTTTGTATTCCacttaaaaaacaaagaaaaagctGCTAAAACCtatttttgcacaaaaataaCACCCCCatctcacgcacacacacacacgactACACGCACTCTTTACATACATTTACAACGCAATTTTGAAGGGAGAAAACTGGAGCAATCTAAACCGCAAGTAATTCATAATTTCGGTACAACTCAGTTTTCTGCACGTTCTCGGCGAAAACGATTTTCGATCGTCTTGTAACTAGACAACAGCACACAAGCGAATGCAAGCGATGTAACGAGCACAGACATATAAAAGCGTTTACAAAATTCTCATACTTTTCGGTTTTGCTGGTTGTATCCAAAAAGACTTTCGAAAATATTATGCTGACTTCCGAATTCCAAACAAATTCGATCgcgccacaacaacaaccagcgCAATGAAAAACACATTCAGTGAATGTGACCGCGCGCAGAACGATAGCAAATACCATCCGGCGCAAAAGCAAATACCACAAAATACCACACCAGTTGCAATAACCATCTACTAAACTGTTGAGTTCGGTCAGCTGTTTGTCAGCTGTTTCAAATTAGTTGgttaaaaaccaataaaagcaaaacaaaccaatATAAGCACCAAGGCTGTTCAAAATGTTGTTGAATCGATCCACTAAAGTAGCAGTTTAGCCCTGTGCACTTGTCTTCTGAACATAGAAATGTTGAATTTTAAACTCTAATGAGATGAGTTTCGATGAGCAATTATGATAATTCGCTAAagtaaaaacttttatttcgttAGCTCAATTGCTGAAAGTTGTTGTTGAGTTCAAAGATTCAACTCATTTCAATTGAACAATTGTGGAAATCGcagaatatatttactttaattttcaGCAAATTTCAATGAAGCATACGAAATACACCACTTAAGTTCGAAATTCAATGACTTTGGGAACACCCCATATATTCCAgaacacacaaacataataTCCTAAAACTGTTTGCTACTTAAAACTCTGTgcatttcttatatttttactaGAAACGCAACTTTCAAATATGGTGGTGATATCATGTTATCGATAACTGATTTCATGGTTGCATGGACTTCGTGTGAGTTTTGAATCGCCGTTTGaaattatatgtatttccCTGCATAAAATGCGTTCCAAGTGGCTCTAAGAAGCAAGTGCGATTCGCgaaagaaaaattacaaaCTACATGCAAAGCTTTCACGATTTGGggcttaatttttttaatttaatgtgcTCTCTTTAGAGGTTTCCCAATTTTTGGCGGGAAGTCGAGGGCTCTAGAGTGCCATCGTCATCTCTAATGGCAACTGAAACATAGCAGACACTGAACGaattttaacaaaacaaataGGTTTAGCTGCCTTTGAGAAGCCTTCCCGACATTTAGACATCCCAACGAAAATTCCCAGTAGCAAAACACCAATGGATGCGACGTGGTGAGTGGACCATGGGATTTTATAGATCACGGTTGCTTACGGGCTTTTAAATGCTGCTTTTTCCCAATCTGGTGGCTTCTCCATTTTAGCAGGGcaatggagcagctgctggctgcaGTTGAGCTGAGCCGTAGCCAGAGCGAGGCCACCACACCAACGGCCACGACCACCATATCGATCTGCAGCGCCCCCTCCCAAGGCAGTGGCTCCAGTTCCATGGACACTGTCTCCTTTCGGTTCCGCTTGGACGGGCAGCCCATACTGCCACCGCTGGTGATTTGAATTCTCGGCCGGGGAGTGGCCGTAACTCAGTGTACTCAGGCGTAACCCTCTTGCTTTGTTCCAGATGACGAGCGCTAAGAGGCGCGAGGTGCAGCTGGCCCGCCAGATGGCGGAAAAGCTTGAGGAGCAGTACCGCCTGACCAGACACTCGGCGGGAACCGACATGGCCAGTCGGAGAAGTCTTTCGCAGCTACAGCAGACAGAGACGCTCATCTATGACAGCACACGGGGCCAGGCTCGGCCTCAGACTCTTCACTTGGGCATACAGCTGCCCACCATACAGGTGGATCCTCCCACGCCTCAGCCGCTTGTACAGCCAATAGACAACACTTCCCCAAGACGGCACAATCGCATTACCGATCGTATCCTGCAGTTCGAGCAGTCGGGTCTGGGTAAGCTGCTGCCCAAAGTTCCAGACAAGAGGATCTTGGGCACAAGTCCTGCGTTAGCCGAAGCAGCGGACCAGCGAAAGCAGCATCAGGATTCAAGGGCAAACGAGATCGACAGTCCACTCGCAGAACCAGCTAGTTTTCAGCGCTCGAGAAGTTTCACGCTGGAGGAGCCCTCTCAAGTTCTCGTAGAGCACATGCAGAGGGAGGCCCTGGCCATCAAGCCCAGCCAGAGTTTGGCCAACTTCCAGAGGCAGACCATCGAGTCTCAGGCCAAGCGGGTGAACCGTAGTGCTaggagcatcagcagcaacaaaagcaacaatagtaacaatagcaacaatagCAACTCTAGCCGCACAACGAAAACCACCATCGCCACTAACACCACAGCCgccggcagcagctgctccagccgGGATCGCGAGGTGGAGCGTATAATAGAACGGGCGCTAGACGAGCACGGCGCTTTGGAAGCCAGTCGGAAGGCAGGAGTGCGTAACTATCTGCGTGGCCATCGGGAGCGGATGAATCAATTGGTCATCCACCAGGAGGAGGAACGTCGTCGCATGCAGGCCCAGTTCTATAATCAGCAGCGGCAGCTTATAGAGGAACTGTGTGCTGAAATCGATGTTTCCTCGGGCAACGAAAATCCTGACGGTCTCATGTCGCAAAGCACCAGTACGGGAGACCTGCAGCGTTTCTCACCCGCGCCTACCATGTCCCCCTTTTCATATGCCACGCCGCGCAGCTACCAGGATGTGAATGACTTTCTGACGATGGCGGAGGACATGTGCCAAATGGCGTCTCCTTCTTCCGCTCGGAAGAGGCTGTTTAGTCCGAAACTATCACAGGGCTACGACTCGGAACCGCAGCCACTGGAGGAGGTCAGTGCTCCCAGCACACCGCGATCGTTGCCCCTCAGGAACAGCAGCTTAACCAATACCAGGCGAAGTGGCCAAGCTGTCCGACGACGATCGCAAACTGTGGGCAGTAGTCCCCGGAAAACGATCCCCCCTGCAGACCGCGTGGTGATGAAATCACCAGCGAAGCTTGCTGGTGGAGCAGGACGACCGAAGAGTTCCCCGGTGAAAAATAGCTCCACTATAGCGAAAAGGGGAACTCCACAACCAAAAAGCGCATCACCAAAAAGCGCCTCACCGCCCAAGCGACAGGGCAATGTAAGTGTTTCAAGCGAACTCAAGCgatatttcatttgctttctATATCACaaaggttttcatttttgccaTACTAAATTAGCAGCAACTCTTGTTGGAAATTCTCTTTAAATCTACTTTACTTTAGCTTTAAACGACCTGATTTCATTTTcgtacatttacatatttatttcactAAAGCATGAACGATATTCTTTTTTAGACATTGCCGGGAAATGCTTCCTAgtgtttccattttccattgatAATAATCTAACAGctgaatttgtattttaatccCATATAAAGTGAAAACCTTGCCCGTATTATCTATAATATCTATTTCCTGTACTCCATTCCATTATTTCCTCTTGCCCAACACAAACAGCGCAAGAAGCCCTAACAAACCAGGTGGTCAGTTATCCAAGTGCCTTAACAAAGACTGCGAGGAAATCGAGGGACCAAACCTCTAGCACCAGTAGCTAACCTAATTACTAACCCACTCAGCAAGTGCCTTCGTTCCCTGTTTAATTTCGCCTCTGATCCCCGCCAGAAACACGTCGACCTGGAGCAGGAAGAGCGCCAGTGGGCGGCCACACGTATAAATGCAGCTGTGCGAGGATTCTTGGTCCGCCGGCTTTTTGCAACCGAGCAAGTGCAGCGAATTGTCCAAACCATCAGGGACACCCTGATCTTCGTGTTGAACCTGCACCTGGAAACTTGTGGACATGGCCTGGATGCAGAGGAGCCTGCAAACTTGCGCCTCAAGGCGCGACTGCTTCAACAGGTGGGTAGCTTACTCGTCCAGTTGTAAAAGTTGTAAACGACGACGGAATGTGTGCTTCAGGATTGGGAACTAACTACTCTTTTCCTTATTTCCTCTGACTCCTTTTACGAACAGCTCTGCTCCGCCAGTCGCACCCTGCACCTGATCTTCTTCCAGACCAGCATAAAGGACCGCATAGAGATCATCGCTCGGGATCGCAAGCGGATCAAGACCAAACAGCTCCTCAAACATCGCTGATCCaattcggaatcggaattcGTAGGTTAGATTGCTCGAATAACGGAAACGATGAAAAAAGCATTCCTGTCCCATCTTGGCAAATCTTAACTGTATTTAAGTACTCCTCTTCCACTTTCTCACCACACATTCtacgtttttattatttatatttaatattatgaaaTATCTATATTTGAgctaaaatggaaaatgaaatgaaaggaaaTATATCTAAATACTAAGATTCGGGGCGGTGAAGACTTTTTACTTAAATTCCAGGGGTATAGTCACTAGATATAACTATTCACTAGATAAAAGTTTACTCCCTCGATTGATAAGCAATGGTAACCACAAAATATACTACTTGCTATCTTGAAAAGCCAAATGTTCCTAAGGCATTCAATAATTTTAGTCAGAAGTTTAGTAAACTCtataaaagtatttaagaTACATCCATTTTTGTTGAACAGCCAAAAGATTTGTATTAATTTCTAATACCTTAAATTTTTTCTGATTTGCAGAACAGCTGATTGGCAAAAGCAcgcttggttttttttttgccgccaAGCTTTCGAAACGGTGCAGAGCTTTGTAGACGAATTCGCCTTGAAAGTTGCGGCGGATTGCCAAAACAAACGGAACTTTTGAAGCGAGTGGACGTGTGTTCGTGTGTTGGCTCTGAAAGAAAACAGCAAATGCAGAAAAAGAATCAAAAGCGAGagaaaactaatttaataaCCATTAATTACCATTGAGCACCTAACCCGCAGCAACTGGCCGACTCCCCGTCCACCCTGCCACTCCCCCAGCTGCTCGCGCGCCTTCCCCGCCCACTTCTATCTTTCCGCCGGCGGCGAATTCAGCACGACTCaccaaattgaaataataatattacaaataataaaaccagAGCAAAAACAGATTTCGTAACTCGTAAATCGAAGGACAGTGAGAGAAAAAGAATTGTtaacgaaaataaaagcgCACCCTCTTATTTTTAACACGCGGCAAAgttgcgtgcgtgtgtgtgagagtgaaaaatgtaaaaacaaaacaaaaatcgaaaatcgaaaaaaatttcCCAGTGTTGTTgcttgctttttgttttgtttggatAACCCGCACTAACACCAACGCACAGGATAACCATGTCCTACACCGAGTTGGAATCGGGGTACCAGGATATAtcccagcagcatcagcagcaaaaTCCGCACCAAAGTCAGCCGCAGCAGCGGGTCGGGTTCTACTTGGGATTACAGGATGGCAACGTATGCGCTACATCGTTTTTACCACTAAAATCTAGCCTAACCAACTAAAACGCATTAGTTTTCTTGTTTATGTGCATAAATACGCAGCATACATAGCATTTGTCTATACTGAAGGTCGCAATAATAACATCAAGGGGAAATGGTCAAGAAATCTTTGAGTTCCTTAAAATGGCATccgaaattattatatattcagGTTTACATTTTATGAGTTATATAAATTGCAAACCAATACGGTTAATGCCACGCCATTGcctttcattaaaaaaaatctacAAAATACCTCATTTAGTCGAATTCCATTTATTATGTGGACCTGACTTTTTAGGACAGgctgtttttattaaaacaaatttgagtgattttaatttgaatattattgttttattaaagaagtcaaatattataaaataatgtgTATTATGGTCTTAGAAGTAGGAGAACggtattacaaaatatttaaacctGGTGCTATTATCAAGCTGACCTCGACTGTAGATTTTTGCATGCGGGAGCTGACCCTGACTTTTTGCGGGTTTCTTGCAGTGGTAgctttttcttttcctcctCGTCCTTCTGCCCGTCCTCCTAAATTCTTCTCATTCCTGTGCTTCTTCCCAACAGCTGACTGTTCAATGTCAATGCCAAAAGCTTTTGCTCTCCTTTAGACTCTCTCTCTTACTCTTTTtctaatgtgtgtgtgtgtggtcttGGaataaacatatgtacataatttaCATCTGTTGTGTACCCTTCTAGCGAAAAGATAACCAAAAAGAaccttaaaaaagaaatgggaaaCAGCATCGATAAATTCggaggcggtgggcgtggcgcagCGGGGGAACGCCGCTGGCTGACGCACGTAAACTCCACTCCGAATCTGGG contains:
- the LOC122624486 gene encoding uncharacterized protein LOC122624486 isoform X3, which codes for MDATCRAMEQLLAAVELSRSQSEATTPTATTTISICSAPSQGSGSSSMDTVSFRFRLDGQPILPPLMTSAKRREVQLARQMAEKLEEQYRLTRHSAGTDMASRRSLSQLQQTETLIYDSTRGQARPQTLHLGIQLPTIQVDPPTPQPLVQPIDNTSPRRHNRITDRILQFEQSGLGKLLPKVPDKRILGTSPALAEAADQRKQHQDSRANEIDSPLAEPASFQRSRSFTLEEPSQVLVEHMQREALAIKPSQSLANFQRQTIESQAKRVNRSARSISSNKSNNSNNSNNSNSSRTTKTTIATNTTAAGSSCSSRDREVERIIERALDEHGALEASRKAGVRNYLRGHRERMNQLVIHQEEERRRMQAQFYNQQRQLIEELCAEIDVSSGNENPDGLMSQSTSTGDLQRFSPAPTMSPFSYATPRSYQDVNDFLTMAEDMCQMASPSSARKRLFSPKLSQGYDSEPQPLEEVSAPSTPRSLPLRNSSLTNTRRSGQAVRRRSQTVGSSPRKTIPPADRVVMKSPAKLAGGAGRPKSSPVKNSSTIAKRGTPQPKSASPKSASPPKRQGNRKKP
- the LOC122624486 gene encoding uncharacterized protein LOC122624486 isoform X1, with product MDATCRAMEQLLAAVELSRSQSEATTPTATTTISICSAPSQGSGSSSMDTVSFRFRLDGQPILPPLMTSAKRREVQLARQMAEKLEEQYRLTRHSAGTDMASRRSLSQLQQTETLIYDSTRGQARPQTLHLGIQLPTIQVDPPTPQPLVQPIDNTSPRRHNRITDRILQFEQSGLGKLLPKVPDKRILGTSPALAEAADQRKQHQDSRANEIDSPLAEPASFQRSRSFTLEEPSQVLVEHMQREALAIKPSQSLANFQRQTIESQAKRVNRSARSISSNKSNNSNNSNNSNSSRTTKTTIATNTTAAGSSCSSRDREVERIIERALDEHGALEASRKAGVRNYLRGHRERMNQLVIHQEEERRRMQAQFYNQQRQLIEELCAEIDVSSGNENPDGLMSQSTSTGDLQRFSPAPTMSPFSYATPRSYQDVNDFLTMAEDMCQMASPSSARKRLFSPKLSQGYDSEPQPLEEVSAPSTPRSLPLRNSSLTNTRRSGQAVRRRSQTVGSSPRKTIPPADRVVMKSPAKLAGGAGRPKSSPVKNSSTIAKRGTPQPKSASPKSASPPKRQGNKHVDLEQEERQWAATRINAAVRGFLVRRLFATEQVQRIVQTIRDTLIFVLNLHLETCGHGLDAEEPANLRLKARLLQQLCSASRTLHLIFFQTSIKDRIEIIARDRKRIKTKQLLKHR
- the LOC122624486 gene encoding uncharacterized protein LOC122624486 isoform X2 — encoded protein: MDATWAMEQLLAAVELSRSQSEATTPTATTTISICSAPSQGSGSSSMDTVSFRFRLDGQPILPPLMTSAKRREVQLARQMAEKLEEQYRLTRHSAGTDMASRRSLSQLQQTETLIYDSTRGQARPQTLHLGIQLPTIQVDPPTPQPLVQPIDNTSPRRHNRITDRILQFEQSGLGKLLPKVPDKRILGTSPALAEAADQRKQHQDSRANEIDSPLAEPASFQRSRSFTLEEPSQVLVEHMQREALAIKPSQSLANFQRQTIESQAKRVNRSARSISSNKSNNSNNSNNSNSSRTTKTTIATNTTAAGSSCSSRDREVERIIERALDEHGALEASRKAGVRNYLRGHRERMNQLVIHQEEERRRMQAQFYNQQRQLIEELCAEIDVSSGNENPDGLMSQSTSTGDLQRFSPAPTMSPFSYATPRSYQDVNDFLTMAEDMCQMASPSSARKRLFSPKLSQGYDSEPQPLEEVSAPSTPRSLPLRNSSLTNTRRSGQAVRRRSQTVGSSPRKTIPPADRVVMKSPAKLAGGAGRPKSSPVKNSSTIAKRGTPQPKSASPKSASPPKRQGNKHVDLEQEERQWAATRINAAVRGFLVRRLFATEQVQRIVQTIRDTLIFVLNLHLETCGHGLDAEEPANLRLKARLLQQLCSASRTLHLIFFQTSIKDRIEIIARDRKRIKTKQLLKHR